A genomic stretch from Triplophysa dalaica isolate WHDGS20190420 chromosome 4, ASM1584641v1, whole genome shotgun sequence includes:
- the LOC130419940 gene encoding inactive phospholipid phosphatase 7, producing the protein MPFNPSLSRAKDRSSSVLGRPEFLSLNQPLRNSRASRRANHWRTHQCENLPEPESTKERKEPSRLPDEDCMLLNPSFKGIAINSLLAIDICLSKRLGVCVHSSSSWGSVRSMVTLLALTGHGLTWICGTLVCLMQSNTPAGQEVLINLLIALVLDILTVAGVQKLVRRKGPWDMNPGFLDCVALDTYAFPAAHASRAAMVSKFLLSHLVLAVPLRVLLVLWAFLAGMSRVLLGQHHLTDIACGFALGFLHFRLMESVWLSSSACQTLISVGTFSWGSSN; encoded by the exons ATGCCTTTTAACCCGAGCCTGTCCAGAGCAAAAGATCGAAGCAGCAGTGTTCTGGGTCGACCTGAATTCTTATCGCTGAATCAGCCACTGCGAAACAGCAGAGCATCCAGAAGAGCCAACCACTGGAGGACCCATCAGTGTGAGAACCTCCCAGAGCCCGAGAGCACGAAGGAACGCAAAGAGCCGTCAAGACTTCCAGATGAAGACTGCATGCTGCTCAACCCGTCTTTCAAAGGAATCGCCATAAACTCTCTTTTGGCCATCGACATTTGCCTCTCCAAGCGTCTGGGCGTGTGCGTCCACAGCTCGTCTTCATGGGGCAGCGTTCGAAGCATGGTCACTCTTCTGGCTCTGACGGGTCACGGCTTGACGTGGATCTGTGGGACTCTGGTGTGTCTCATGCAGAGCAATACGCCGGCCGGCCAGGAGGTCCTGATCAATCTACTCATAG CTCTGGTCCTTGACATCTTAACTGTGGCGGGGGTGCAGAAACTGGTCAGACGCAAAGGACCATGGGATATGAATCCAGGTTTTCTGGACTGCGTCGCCCTGGACACGTATGCATTCCCAGCAGCTCACGCCAGCAGAGCAGCCATGGTTTCAAAGTTCCTCCTGTCCCACCTGGTGCTGGCCGTCCCGCTGCGTGTCCTCCTGGTGCTGTGGGCCTTTCTGGCGGGAATGTCCCGGGTCCTGCTGGGTCAGCATCACCTGACGGACATTGCGTGCGGGTTTGCTCTGGGTTTTCTTCACTTTAGACTGATGGAGTCGGTGTGGTTGTCATCAAGTGCCTGTCAAACACTCATCTCAGTGGGAACGTTCAGCTGGGGCTCATCCAACTAG